A section of the Oncorhynchus gorbuscha isolate QuinsamMale2020 ecotype Even-year linkage group LG04, OgorEven_v1.0, whole genome shotgun sequence genome encodes:
- the LOC124033299 gene encoding bifunctional methylenetetrahydrofolate dehydrogenase/cyclohydrolase, mitochondrial-like: MATLRALRKFCQQSKHQVCSLHMSASRQEAVVISGRKLARQIREEARTDVEQWVSTGNRRPHLSVVLVGDNVASHSYVLNKTRAAADVGISSETILKPSCISEDELMDLIYKLNTDHRVDGLLVQLPLPEHIDERRICNAVSPDKDVDGFHVVNVGRMCLDQSTMLPATPWGVWEIIKRTGIPTLGKNVVVAGRSKNVGMPIAMLLHSDGRHERPGGDATVTISHRYTPKEQLRQHTRIADIVVAAAGIPNLITADMIKEGAVVIDVGINRVLDHVTGKDRLVGDVDFEGVRQKASFITPVPGGVGPMTVAMLMKNTIKAAKNLLLTPAERIRMVASS, from the exons ATGGCAACGCTGAGAGCTCTGAGAAAATTCTGCCAGCAATCTAAGCATCAAGTGTGCAGTCTACATATGTCCGCATCAAG ACAGGAAGCTGTGGTCATCTCAGGCAGGAAGTTGGCCCGTCAGATCCGGGAGGAGGCCAGGACCGATGTGGAACAGTGGGTCTCCACTGGCAACAGGAGACCCCACCTGAGCGTGGTCCTTGTAGGAGATAATGTAGCCAGTCACTCCTACGTCCTGAATAAGACCCGGGCTGCAGCTGATGTtg GTATTAGCAGTGAGACCATCCTGAAGCCCTCCTGTATCTCTGAGGATGAACTCATGGACCTGATCTACAAACTCAACACAGACCACCGGGTGGATGGCCTGCTGGTGCAGCTGCCTCTGCCAG AACACATTGACGAGCGGCGCATCTGTAATGCTGTGTCCCCCGACAAGGATGTGGACGGCTTCCATGTGGTCAATGTGGGCCGCATGTGCCTGGACCAGTCCACCATGCTGCCCGCCACTCCCTGGGGAGTCTGGGAAATCATCAAACGCACAG GAATTCCTACCCTTGGAAAGAATGTTGTGGTAGCGGGACGCTCCAAGAATGTGGGCATGCCCATTGCCATGTTGCTGCACTCGGATGGACGCCATGAGAGGCCAGGGG GCGATGCCACGGTCACTATCTCTCACCGTTACACACCAAAGGAACAGCTCCGTCAGCACACAAGAATTGCAGACAtcgttgttgctgctgcag GGATTCCAAACCTCATCACCGCAGACATGATCAAAGAAGGAGCAGTCGTTATTGATGTTGGAATAAACAGAGTGCTTGACCATGTGACTGGCAAGGACAGACTTGTAGGGGACGTGGATTTTGAAG GTGTGAGACAAAAGGCTAGCTTCATTACCCCAGTGCCTGGAGGAGTAGGGCCCATGACAGTGGCCATGCTTATGAAGAACACAATCAAGGCAGCTAAGAACCTCCTGCTGACTCCTGCTGAGAGGATCCGCATGGTAGCCTCTTCATAA